A section of the Pseudomonas sp. FP453 genome encodes:
- a CDS encoding BatD family protein, producing the protein MSRRPTLLLLLALSAGHAQAANLVASVDRSRLNSGETVELTVESSDVTQFGKPDLSPLDAQFEVSGTRQLNQLTTLGGDNHATTRWIITLLPKENGTVVIPPLQVGEYSTQPISLQVVETASQNTNAELAPVFVEANLDQSSVYVQAQALLTVRVYHSVSLYDDSSLTPLRIADARVEQLGESRTYEKVINSIRHGVIETRYAIYPQHSGVLDIPAQTFSATLVESRPPQENTLQGTKPGKLIHVSSAPLPLTVKPKPELYPADAPWLPARSLTLDESWNPEPEHVQIGDSLTRSLTVKAEGLSSAQLPSLPSSEINGLRRYPDQPVLANQTNDRGLIGSREDREALVPNRVGPLELPAVEVVWWNTHEDHLERTSLPARTLQVANNPSLVVDTPATPTVITAPDDSRLWLWQLSTLILACTTLLGFSLWWRARRQPAVLRAAQTGPSPRTLLDDLKRATQANDPQATRQALDAWARQQPETLAEMAARFIPLSDALDGLNGALYSESGQYWLGEELWRAVKAIPMAEREADPTADTTSLPPLYPK; encoded by the coding sequence ATGAGCCGCCGCCCCACCCTACTGCTTCTGCTCGCGTTATCGGCAGGCCACGCCCAGGCGGCGAACCTGGTCGCCAGCGTTGACCGCAGCCGCCTCAACTCCGGGGAAACGGTGGAACTGACGGTGGAATCCAGCGACGTCACCCAGTTCGGCAAACCCGACCTGTCGCCCCTGGACGCGCAGTTCGAAGTCAGCGGCACCCGCCAGCTCAACCAACTCACCACCCTCGGCGGCGACAACCACGCGACCACGCGCTGGATCATCACCCTGCTGCCCAAGGAAAACGGCACCGTGGTGATCCCGCCGCTGCAAGTGGGCGAGTACTCGACCCAACCCATCAGCCTGCAAGTGGTGGAGACCGCCAGCCAGAACACCAACGCCGAACTGGCCCCGGTGTTTGTCGAAGCCAACCTCGACCAGAGCAGCGTGTATGTGCAGGCCCAGGCCCTGCTGACGGTGCGCGTGTACCACTCGGTGTCGCTGTATGACGACAGCAGCCTCACCCCATTGCGCATTGCCGACGCCCGGGTCGAGCAACTGGGCGAGTCGCGCACCTACGAAAAAGTCATCAACAGCATCCGCCACGGCGTGATCGAGACCCGCTACGCGATCTACCCGCAACACAGCGGCGTACTGGATATTCCGGCGCAGACCTTCAGCGCCACCTTGGTCGAATCACGCCCGCCCCAGGAAAACACCCTGCAAGGCACCAAGCCCGGCAAGCTGATCCACGTCAGCTCGGCGCCGCTGCCACTGACGGTCAAGCCCAAGCCAGAGCTGTACCCCGCCGATGCACCGTGGTTGCCGGCACGGAGCCTGACCCTCGACGAAAGCTGGAACCCCGAACCTGAACATGTGCAGATCGGCGACTCGCTGACCCGCAGCCTCACGGTCAAGGCCGAAGGCCTGTCCAGCGCGCAACTGCCGTCCCTGCCCAGCAGCGAGATCAACGGCCTGCGCCGCTACCCGGACCAACCGGTGCTCGCCAACCAGACCAACGACCGTGGCCTGATCGGCAGCCGCGAAGACCGCGAAGCCTTGGTGCCCAACCGCGTCGGCCCGCTGGAACTGCCGGCGGTGGAAGTGGTGTGGTGGAACACCCACGAAGACCACCTGGAACGCACCAGCCTGCCGGCGCGCACCTTGCAGGTGGCCAATAACCCAAGCCTGGTGGTGGATACGCCCGCCACGCCCACCGTCATCACTGCGCCGGACGACAGCCGCCTGTGGTTGTGGCAACTCAGCACGCTGATCCTGGCCTGCACCACCTTGCTCGGCTTCAGCCTCTGGTGGCGTGCGCGCAGGCAGCCCGCCGTGCTACGTGCCGCACAAACCGGCCCCAGCCCGCGCACCCTGCTCGACGACCTCAAGCGCGCCACCCAGGCCAACGACCCCCAGGCCACCCGCCAGGCCCTCGACGCCTGGGCGCGGCAGCAACCGGAAACCCTGGCCGAGATGGCTGCTCGGTTTATCCCGCTGTCTGATGCGCTGGACGGTCTCAACGGCGCGCTCTACAGCGAAAGCGGCCAGTATTGGCTGGGTGAAGAACTGTGGCGCGCGGTAAAAGCCATCCCAATGGCCGAACGCGAAGCCGACCCCACCGCCGACACCACCAGCCTGCCACCGCTCTATCCCAAGTAA
- a CDS encoding exonuclease SbcCD subunit D C-terminal domain-containing protein codes for MRLFHTSDWHLGQNLHGQERDYEHACFLDWLLGQLKTQRPDALLIAGDIFDTVNPPLKAQERLYDFIISAHEQNPNLTIVMIAGNHDSGSRIELPAPLMRRLRTHALGRVLWLDDGQLDAERLLIPLPDAKGKIAAWCLALPFLRPAEVTGAHLGDDYLRGIGQVHEWLIAAANAKRKKGQALIAISHAHMAGGSVSEDSERSLIIGNAEALPANLFDRSVGYVALGHLHKPQKVNGEERIRYSGSPIPLSFSEIGYKHQILDVTFQGQALVSVEPLLIPRSVDLQRLEAAPLADILKTLAELPDIDLLAETQRHPWLEVRVRLDEPQPDLRQQIETALQGKAVRLVRIAAEYAGNGAREEEGEARLIELDQLTPQELFSRAWQDSYGSDVDEQTLKDFAVLLHEVQHAEEQA; via the coding sequence TTGCGTCTGTTCCACACCTCCGACTGGCACCTTGGGCAAAACCTGCATGGCCAGGAACGCGATTACGAACACGCCTGTTTCCTCGACTGGCTGCTGGGCCAACTGAAGACCCAGCGCCCGGACGCGCTGCTGATCGCCGGTGATATCTTCGACACCGTCAACCCGCCGCTCAAGGCCCAGGAACGGCTGTATGACTTCATCATCAGCGCCCACGAACAAAACCCCAACCTCACCATCGTGATGATCGCCGGCAACCACGACTCCGGCTCGCGCATCGAATTGCCCGCGCCGTTGATGCGGCGCCTGCGCACCCATGCCCTCGGTCGCGTGTTGTGGCTGGATGACGGTCAACTGGATGCCGAGCGCCTGCTGATCCCGTTGCCGGATGCCAAGGGCAAGATCGCCGCCTGGTGCCTGGCGCTGCCGTTCCTGCGCCCGGCAGAAGTCACCGGGGCACACTTGGGTGACGATTACCTGCGTGGTATCGGCCAGGTACATGAGTGGTTAATCGCCGCTGCGAATGCCAAGCGCAAGAAGGGCCAGGCGCTGATCGCCATTAGCCACGCGCACATGGCCGGTGGTTCGGTGTCGGAGGACTCCGAGCGCAGCCTGATCATCGGCAACGCCGAGGCACTGCCGGCCAACCTGTTCGATAGAAGTGTCGGCTACGTTGCCCTCGGCCATTTGCACAAGCCGCAAAAGGTCAATGGTGAGGAACGCATTCGCTACAGCGGCTCGCCGATTCCGCTGTCGTTTTCCGAAATCGGCTACAAGCACCAGATCCTCGACGTGACCTTCCAGGGTCAAGCCCTGGTGAGCGTCGAACCGCTGCTGATCCCCCGCTCGGTCGACCTGCAACGCCTGGAAGCTGCGCCTCTGGCGGATATCCTCAAGACATTGGCCGAACTGCCCGACATCGACCTGCTCGCCGAAACCCAGCGCCACCCCTGGCTGGAAGTGCGCGTGCGCCTCGACGAGCCGCAACCGGACCTGCGCCAGCAAATCGAAACCGCCCTGCAAGGCAAGGCTGTGCGCCTGGTGCGCATCGCCGCCGAATACGCCGGCAATGGTGCGCGTGAGGAAGAAGGCGAAGCGCGCCTGATCGAACTCGACCAACTCACCCCCCAGGAACTGTTCAGCCGCGCCTGGCAGGACAGCTACGGCAGTGACGTGGATGAACAGACCTTGAAGGACTTCGCCGTGCTGCTCCACGAAGTGCAACACGCGGAGGAACAAGCATGA
- a CDS encoding tetratricopeptide repeat protein, which produces MIDLWPHWFRPWWLLLLPLLGWLLWQLWHRQKRAGRWQMILPPAFHAVLLSGGNGRESKSPWVVLGIAWLLAVLALLGPSWQRVEQSSQKPSDPLVVLLELTPEMLATDSPPNRLEQARRKLYDLLQARSDAQTAIVVYAGSAHTLVPLSDDLATSRNLLEALRPSIMPEPGHRADLAVEKALDLLKRGGLGQGRLLLIGSSLSKQERQGIRLLLQSAQSPSLSILGIGSREGTPVTQESGEFLKDEQGAILVPRLDSPTLKAFANEMGGRYRAARLDDKDLRQLGVLDPPQALRDDGQRLHLDTWADQGYWLLLPLLLLAACAGRRGWLFCLPLLLLVAPQPSYAFEWQDLWLRPDQQGQYLLKQKRPAEAAEHFQDPQWQGVALYEAGNYAEAIKRFAEGNDAYAHYNRGNALARSGELEAAIDAYEQALEAQPDLQPALKNKALLETLMQEQTQPEPEKPAKNEDDETTQPGQTAQPGASGQNATGGEQSSQGQGEAGTGDTQTGATPHPGGNEVPGSELGDEQTTTPPLRPSDASLDGEHRQALEQWLREIPDNPGELLRRKFWYEQQQHQDKTR; this is translated from the coding sequence ATGATCGACCTGTGGCCGCATTGGTTCCGCCCCTGGTGGCTGTTGCTGCTGCCGTTGCTCGGCTGGCTGCTGTGGCAACTGTGGCATCGGCAGAAACGCGCCGGGCGCTGGCAGATGATCCTGCCGCCGGCCTTCCATGCCGTGTTGCTCAGTGGTGGCAACGGCCGCGAAAGCAAATCGCCGTGGGTGGTGCTGGGCATCGCCTGGCTGTTGGCCGTGTTGGCACTGCTGGGGCCGAGCTGGCAGCGGGTTGAACAGTCCAGTCAAAAACCGTCCGACCCGTTGGTGGTGTTGCTGGAACTGACCCCGGAAATGCTCGCCACCGACAGCCCGCCCAACCGCCTGGAACAGGCGCGGCGCAAACTCTACGACTTGTTGCAGGCGCGCAGCGACGCGCAAACCGCCATCGTCGTGTATGCCGGCAGCGCCCACACGCTGGTGCCGCTGTCCGACGACCTGGCCACCAGCCGCAACCTGCTGGAAGCCCTGCGCCCGTCGATCATGCCCGAGCCCGGCCATCGTGCCGACCTGGCGGTGGAAAAAGCCCTGGACCTGCTCAAGCGTGGCGGCCTCGGCCAGGGACGCCTGCTGCTGATCGGCTCGTCGCTGTCCAAACAGGAGCGCCAGGGCATTCGCCTGCTGCTGCAAAGCGCGCAATCGCCGAGCCTGTCGATCCTCGGCATCGGCAGCCGCGAAGGCACGCCCGTGACCCAGGAAAGCGGCGAATTCCTCAAGGACGAACAGGGCGCGATCCTCGTGCCGCGCCTCGACAGCCCGACCCTCAAGGCCTTCGCCAACGAAATGGGCGGCCGCTACCGTGCCGCGCGTCTGGATGACAAGGACCTGCGCCAGCTCGGCGTGCTCGACCCGCCGCAAGCCTTGCGCGACGACGGCCAGCGCCTGCACCTCGACACCTGGGCCGACCAGGGTTACTGGCTGCTGCTGCCCTTGCTGCTGCTGGCCGCCTGTGCCGGGCGGCGCGGCTGGTTGTTCTGCCTGCCGCTGTTGCTCCTGGTCGCGCCACAACCCAGCTATGCCTTCGAGTGGCAGGACCTGTGGCTGCGCCCCGACCAGCAAGGCCAGTACCTGCTCAAGCAAAAACGCCCCGCCGAAGCCGCCGAACACTTTCAAGACCCGCAATGGCAAGGCGTGGCGCTGTACGAAGCCGGCAACTACGCCGAAGCGATCAAACGCTTTGCCGAAGGCAATGACGCCTACGCCCACTACAATCGAGGCAATGCGCTGGCCAGGTCCGGTGAACTGGAAGCCGCCATCGACGCCTACGAACAGGCTCTGGAAGCCCAGCCCGACCTGCAGCCGGCGCTGAAAAACAAAGCCCTGCTGGAAACCCTGATGCAGGAGCAAACGCAGCCGGAACCTGAAAAACCGGCAAAGAACGAAGATGACGAAACCACCCAACCCGGCCAAACTGCGCAACCGGGCGCCAGCGGGCAAAACGCCACGGGTGGCGAGCAATCGTCCCAAGGCCAGGGCGAAGCCGGCACCGGCGATACCCAGACCGGCGCCACACCCCACCCCGGTGGCAACGAAGTGCCGGGCAGCGAACTGGGGGATGAGCAAACCACCACCCCGCCGCTGCGCCCCAGCGACGCGAGCCTCGACGGTGAACACCGCCAGGCCCTGGAACAATGGTTGCGGGAGATCCCCGACAACCCTGGCGAACTGCTGCGCCGTAAATTCTGGTACGAACAGCAACAACATCAGGACAAGACTCGATGA